A genomic window from Fibrobacterota bacterium includes:
- a CDS encoding Nramp family divalent metal transporter: protein MSARKPGWWATLLAFLAVLGPGIVTGSVDNDAGGITTYSVAGARYGYHLLWTLGPAFLVLLVVQEMNARMGIVTGKGLADLIRENAGVKLTLLIFSGMFFVDIGNTMTEFAGVAGSMEIFGISKYISVPLTAVAVWFLVVKGTYKMAERIFLIFSAFLLTYVVSAIMAHPDWGEVGTAIIHPKIQADTPYISMVIGLIGTTVAPWMQFYMQSSVIEKGLKLENWKLTLADVAVGCLLTVVVAFFIMVACASTLHAHGIQIEKASDAARALAPLAGEAASFVFAGGLFVASVFAATILPVTTSFYICEAFGFEAGIDKTIRQAPQFYGLFTSILVIGVLIVLIPGIPLIRISLFSQVINGLLLPVILVCMMLLVNDKDIMGKHVNGRFSNVIGWTTVGTLAVLSLFLVSRTVLGI from the coding sequence ATGAGCGCCCGCAAACCCGGATGGTGGGCCACGCTGCTCGCGTTCTTGGCCGTGCTGGGCCCCGGCATCGTGACAGGATCCGTCGACAACGACGCGGGCGGGATCACCACCTATTCGGTGGCCGGCGCGCGCTACGGATACCATCTGCTCTGGACGCTCGGCCCGGCCTTCCTGGTGCTTCTGGTGGTGCAGGAGATGAACGCCCGCATGGGGATCGTGACCGGCAAGGGCCTGGCCGACCTCATCCGCGAGAACGCCGGCGTGAAACTCACGCTTTTGATCTTCAGCGGAATGTTCTTCGTGGACATCGGCAACACCATGACGGAATTTGCCGGCGTGGCGGGGTCCATGGAGATCTTCGGGATCTCCAAATACATCTCGGTCCCCCTCACCGCCGTGGCGGTGTGGTTCCTGGTGGTCAAGGGCACCTACAAGATGGCCGAGCGGATCTTCCTGATCTTCTCCGCCTTCCTCCTCACCTACGTGGTCTCGGCGATCATGGCGCACCCGGATTGGGGCGAAGTGGGCACGGCGATCATCCATCCCAAGATCCAGGCCGATACCCCGTACATCTCGATGGTGATCGGACTGATCGGCACCACCGTGGCACCCTGGATGCAGTTCTACATGCAGTCTTCCGTGATCGAAAAGGGCCTGAAGCTGGAGAACTGGAAACTCACCTTGGCCGACGTGGCGGTGGGATGCCTCCTGACCGTCGTGGTCGCGTTCTTCATCATGGTGGCTTGCGCCTCCACCCTCCACGCGCACGGCATCCAGATCGAAAAGGCATCGGACGCCGCCCGGGCGCTGGCCCCGTTGGCCGGCGAAGCCGCATCGTTCGTGTTCGCGGGCGGCTTGTTCGTCGCATCCGTGTTCGCGGCCACCATCCTTCCCGTCACCACTTCGTTCTACATCTGCGAGGCCTTCGGGTTCGAAGCGGGCATCGACAAGACCATCCGCCAAGCCCCGCAGTTCTACGGACTGTTCACCTCGATCCTGGTGATCGGCGTCTTGATCGTTTTGATCCCGGGCATCCCGCTGATCCGGATTTCGTTGTTCTCCCAGGTGATCAACGGCCTGCTGCTTCCTGTGATCCTGGTGTGCATGATGCTTCTGGTCAACGACAAGGACATCATGGGCAAGCACGTGAACGGTCGGTTCTCCAACGTGATCGGATGGACCACGGTGGGAACGCTGGCCGTCTTGTCCCTCTTCCTGGTCAGCCGGACGGTGCTGGGGATTTAG
- a CDS encoding DTW domain-containing protein, with protein sequence MNAPSSRIPVPGQDLSEIKWRPFCYRCWRAKILCLCNHVRPVENRVEILFLQHPNERTMPFNTARLAHLSLPNSRLVHGLRFDETKVVGDLMARKERVGILFPSNEAKQLSEAPQDLETLVIIDGTWREARKMIYLSPSLLEFPHYAFVPEKPSNYRIRKEPKDEFISTIEATVTALRAIDKDPSKYQELLELFDRMVDRQLDFMRMNNRPGRRKCRREDAFNLEFLEGILFGCAPSERLERLREFTDEQLLGMGNIARELFGIDDIRADRDLSISV encoded by the coding sequence GTGAACGCCCCTTCGTCTCGCATTCCGGTTCCTGGACAGGATCTGTCGGAAATCAAGTGGCGCCCGTTCTGCTACCGCTGCTGGCGCGCGAAGATCCTGTGTCTGTGCAACCATGTGCGTCCGGTGGAAAACCGCGTGGAAATCCTGTTTTTGCAGCACCCGAACGAACGGACGATGCCTTTCAACACCGCGCGTCTGGCGCATCTGAGCCTTCCCAACTCGCGACTGGTCCACGGATTGCGGTTCGACGAGACCAAGGTCGTGGGGGATCTCATGGCACGCAAGGAGCGCGTGGGCATCCTGTTTCCCTCCAACGAGGCCAAGCAGTTGAGCGAAGCTCCGCAGGACTTGGAAACCCTCGTGATCATCGATGGAACCTGGCGGGAAGCCCGCAAGATGATCTACCTCTCGCCGAGTTTGCTGGAATTTCCGCACTACGCTTTCGTGCCGGAAAAGCCCAGCAACTACCGCATCCGCAAGGAACCCAAGGACGAGTTCATCTCCACGATCGAGGCGACCGTCACGGCGTTGCGGGCCATCGACAAGGATCCTTCCAAGTACCAGGAGCTTCTGGAGCTGTTCGATCGCATGGTGGACCGCCAATTGGACTTCATGCGGATGAACAACCGGCCCGGCCGTCGCAAATGCCGCCGTGAAGACGCCTTCAACCTGGAGTTCCTGGAGGGGATCCTGTTCGGGTGTGCGCCTAGCGAACGCCTGGAGAGATTGCGGGAATTCACCGACGAGCAGTTGTTGGGAATGGGCAACATCGCGCGGGAACTGTTCGGGATCGACGACATCCGCGCCGATCGCGATTTGTCGATTTCCGTCTAA
- the trmFO gene encoding methylenetetrahydrofolate--tRNA-(uracil(54)-C(5))-methyltransferase (FADH(2)-oxidizing) TrmFO, translating to MENQPIQIIGGGLAGCEAALTLARAGHIVELWEMRPTVNTPAHSTSHLAELVCSNSFKGLGLASAHGLAKEELAILGSSLLPLAFQARVPAGESLAIDRDKFSALVESTLTALPNVTIRREEATKIDPNRWTLVAAGPLASEAIHAELAALVGSSRMSFFDAIAPIVASDSLNWDSCWKANRWDKGDGADFINCPLDRPTYEAFIAGLVEADRVEPKPFEPKELFEGCLPIEEMARRGIETLRHGPLRPIGLDDPKTGRRPWAALQLRAENDAGTLYNLVGCQTRLKWPEQKRLFSMIPALANAEFIRLGSMHRNSFVQSPSVLSEDFSLREHPRVFLAGQITGAEGYTEALATGWYAATQMDLRIRTGSSRALPNCCALGSLVQFLTSPRTEHAPDFQPMNMNFGLLPEPTFPEGARKKDKGLRKKLQADNALVAARAWKAQV from the coding sequence ATGGAAAACCAACCCATCCAAATCATCGGCGGCGGCCTGGCTGGCTGCGAAGCCGCTCTGACCCTCGCTCGCGCGGGCCACATCGTGGAACTGTGGGAAATGCGACCGACGGTCAACACCCCCGCCCATTCCACCTCGCATCTGGCGGAACTGGTCTGCTCCAACAGTTTCAAAGGCCTTGGCTTGGCCTCCGCGCACGGCCTAGCCAAGGAAGAATTGGCGATCCTGGGGTCCAGCCTGCTTCCGTTGGCGTTCCAAGCCCGCGTGCCAGCCGGCGAATCGCTGGCCATCGACCGCGACAAGTTTTCCGCCTTGGTGGAATCGACCCTGACCGCCCTGCCCAACGTGACGATCCGCCGCGAAGAAGCCACCAAGATCGATCCGAATCGCTGGACCCTCGTGGCCGCAGGGCCATTGGCCTCCGAGGCGATCCACGCCGAATTGGCAGCACTTGTTGGCTCCTCCCGCATGTCGTTTTTCGATGCGATCGCCCCCATCGTGGCTTCGGACTCCCTGAACTGGGATTCCTGCTGGAAGGCCAATCGCTGGGACAAAGGCGACGGTGCCGATTTCATCAACTGCCCCTTGGACCGCCCCACCTACGAAGCCTTCATCGCAGGGCTGGTGGAGGCCGACCGGGTGGAGCCCAAACCCTTCGAGCCCAAGGAACTCTTCGAAGGGTGCCTGCCCATCGAAGAGATGGCCCGCCGCGGCATCGAGACGCTCCGCCACGGCCCGCTGCGTCCGATCGGATTGGACGACCCCAAGACCGGCCGGCGCCCCTGGGCCGCCCTCCAACTTCGCGCCGAAAACGACGCCGGGACGCTCTACAACCTGGTGGGATGCCAAACCCGCCTGAAATGGCCGGAGCAAAAGCGCCTCTTTTCCATGATTCCCGCGTTGGCCAACGCCGAATTCATCCGGTTGGGCTCGATGCACCGCAACTCCTTCGTGCAGAGCCCATCCGTTCTTTCCGAGGACTTTTCGCTGCGCGAGCACCCCAGGGTGTTCCTGGCGGGCCAGATCACCGGTGCGGAGGGCTATACGGAGGCGTTGGCCACCGGCTGGTACGCCGCGACCCAGATGGACCTTCGCATCCGCACGGGATCATCCAGAGCACTCCCCAACTGCTGTGCCCTCGGCTCCTTGGTCCAATTTCTGACATCGCCCCGCACGGAGCATGCGCCCGACTTCCAGCCGATGAACATGAACTTCGGGCTCCTTCCGGAGCCGACCTTTCCCGAAGGGGCCAGGAAGAAGGACAAAGGCCTGCGCAAGAAGCTCCAAGCCGACAACGCACTCGTTGCCGCCCGCGCCTGGAAGGCCCAGGTCTAG
- a CDS encoding magnesium transporter: MAATFGTRSFFLSYLLETPVEMPDGSRVKLREVWASTGETPRVHCVTVKVRSEIRRIAWEDLELRKIDSGKYTLRSRSEGSTSLSGTEDLIQIRKHILDRQIVDLDGAKVVRVNDVRLAHVRDGLFLVAVDVSFTALLRRLGAELLARRMFPGKLLPSYIPWSEVQAFVPASGGAVRLASSADRLRTLHPSELADIIENLDAATQVAILDALGEDSVAEVIEEMEPDAQVSILSRMGVEKAADVLEQMDADEVADIIDDLPAQQAEDILQEMEGEASAEVRELLEYGDKQVGSLMSKEYVSMSASTTAQETLETLRRDRPDAKHALAVFGLDDKSRLSVVVPLTDLVMAEPNAPLWDLGMERLVWVRDDDPISEVVEILERYRSLVVPVLDADDELVGAVTIDDVLDDLLKAGGKRLRG; the protein is encoded by the coding sequence ATGGCCGCGACGTTCGGAACCCGGAGCTTCTTTCTAAGCTACCTCCTCGAGACCCCCGTGGAGATGCCCGACGGCTCCCGCGTGAAGCTGCGCGAAGTCTGGGCCAGCACCGGCGAGACCCCTCGTGTTCACTGTGTCACCGTCAAGGTTCGCAGCGAAATCCGACGCATCGCATGGGAGGACCTGGAGCTTCGCAAGATCGACTCGGGCAAGTACACCTTGCGGTCGCGCTCGGAAGGCAGCACGTCACTTTCCGGCACCGAAGACCTCATCCAGATCCGCAAGCACATCCTGGATCGCCAGATCGTGGACCTGGATGGCGCCAAAGTGGTGCGTGTCAACGATGTACGGCTCGCCCACGTGCGCGACGGTCTGTTTCTGGTTGCTGTGGACGTCAGCTTCACTGCGCTCTTGCGACGCCTTGGCGCGGAACTGTTGGCCAGGCGCATGTTCCCCGGAAAGCTCTTGCCCAGCTACATCCCCTGGAGCGAAGTCCAAGCGTTCGTGCCCGCCAGCGGCGGTGCCGTGCGTTTGGCCTCCAGTGCAGATCGCTTGCGGACCCTCCACCCCTCGGAACTCGCCGACATCATCGAAAACCTCGACGCCGCCACCCAGGTGGCCATCTTGGATGCGCTCGGCGAAGACAGTGTCGCCGAGGTGATCGAGGAGATGGAGCCGGATGCGCAGGTGAGCATTCTCTCGCGCATGGGCGTGGAGAAAGCCGCGGATGTTCTGGAGCAGATGGACGCCGACGAAGTCGCCGACATCATCGACGATCTTCCCGCCCAACAGGCCGAAGACATCCTCCAGGAGATGGAAGGGGAAGCTTCCGCGGAAGTCCGCGAGCTCCTCGAGTACGGCGACAAGCAGGTGGGATCGCTGATGTCGAAGGAATACGTCTCGATGTCCGCGTCCACCACCGCCCAGGAAACCCTGGAGACCCTGCGCCGCGACCGGCCCGACGCCAAGCACGCGCTGGCCGTGTTCGGATTGGATGACAAATCCCGTCTTTCCGTGGTGGTTCCACTCACGGATCTCGTGATGGCCGAACCCAACGCGCCCCTGTGGGATCTGGGCATGGAACGGCTGGTGTGGGTGCGCGACGACGACCCGATCTCCGAGGTCGTGGAAATCCTGGAACGATACCGCTCCCTGGTGGTGCCGGTGCTGGACGCCGACGACGAGCTGGTGGGGGCGGTGACCATCGACGACGTCCTGGACGATCTCTTGAAGGCCGGCGGAAAGAGGTTGCGCGGATGA
- a CDS encoding CHASE2 domain-containing protein: MISHSKARILVGGLACLVLLMVAIRPVRSLNRSWQDMLSRRAPVLSSSGKVVVVAIDDEIIAKISPWPWNRATTAALFQKVSELEPKVIGFDGYFPRRQIGIPGDTAFVRTLQDLGRTGIKVILPIQLVGDAARDTTPPDSLPDYLKSSTFQLLKDKPGLERSAIPGALRVVHSDSMYQIHSASAGFINNLTDADDGICRSVIHVMRVGDEYIPSFAVSLVAAFGDANLADVSLEPQRIQILRTEVPIDENGAVYIRYMGQSPAVPTIPAGDLMDNPEKYAALLKDKIVIIGVTSTGGVNPEAGDFIRTPLFPRYPGVELWAVVVDNILSNRVPHTTTAMRLWELFLAVLLAGGCWAYLRKFGTDGRFWGIVASTAVAVPLLQMIIDRAASVQSGVDLPMLGLVFGVAGMRLFRADPVVSPPTMLSPASIAGQATAAISTRRLGTVDPAQPDPDGIVRIGRFEIVGELGRGAMGVVQKGYDRALERHVAIKVLSAVRRLGEHMDENLSRFQREARAIAQLNHPSIVTIFEYGEWQGSSFIAMELLDGPSLDKLLQEHRLPWKAVRAWGLQLLEALSYAHARGVVHRDIKPANVMAVDQGRRVKLTDFGLALHSDSSLTQEGQILGTPYYMAPELIDGKKGDAHSDQYALGVLLYEMISRRRPFEGEEVRQIMLQILMHPPAPLSAIAGHDVPHEAVVCVERLMAKQAADRFADLDAAIEVWKRLPA; encoded by the coding sequence ATGATTTCCCACTCCAAGGCAAGGATCCTCGTGGGGGGGCTTGCCTGTCTGGTCCTCTTGATGGTCGCGATTCGTCCTGTTCGGAGCCTCAACAGGTCTTGGCAGGATATGCTGTCCAGGCGGGCACCTGTCCTTTCGTCGTCAGGAAAGGTCGTGGTGGTCGCCATCGACGACGAAATCATCGCCAAGATCAGTCCTTGGCCTTGGAACCGCGCCACCACCGCGGCCCTTTTCCAGAAAGTCTCCGAGCTCGAACCGAAGGTGATTGGATTCGACGGCTATTTCCCTCGCCGCCAAATCGGAATTCCCGGCGACACCGCCTTCGTTCGGACCCTTCAGGATCTGGGGCGGACCGGCATCAAGGTGATCCTGCCCATCCAGCTCGTGGGTGATGCCGCCCGCGACACCACCCCCCCGGACTCTCTGCCGGACTATTTGAAGTCCTCCACATTCCAGCTTTTGAAAGACAAGCCGGGATTGGAGCGATCGGCCATTCCCGGGGCTCTGAGGGTGGTCCATTCGGATTCGATGTACCAGATCCACTCCGCTTCCGCGGGTTTCATCAACAATCTGACGGATGCTGATGACGGAATTTGTCGAAGCGTGATCCACGTCATGCGCGTGGGAGACGAGTACATACCGTCGTTTGCGGTGTCCCTGGTGGCCGCCTTCGGCGACGCGAACTTGGCGGACGTGAGCCTGGAGCCCCAGCGCATCCAGATCCTGCGCACAGAAGTGCCCATCGACGAAAACGGCGCGGTGTACATCCGCTACATGGGACAGAGCCCCGCGGTTCCCACCATCCCCGCAGGCGACTTGATGGACAACCCCGAAAAATACGCGGCCCTGCTCAAGGACAAGATCGTGATCATCGGGGTGACCTCCACGGGCGGAGTGAACCCGGAAGCAGGCGACTTCATTCGCACCCCTTTGTTCCCCCGGTATCCGGGAGTGGAGTTGTGGGCGGTGGTCGTGGACAATATTCTGTCCAACCGCGTCCCGCACACCACCACTGCGATGCGGCTTTGGGAGCTGTTCCTGGCGGTCCTTCTCGCGGGTGGCTGTTGGGCGTACCTCCGCAAGTTCGGGACGGATGGCCGATTCTGGGGGATCGTGGCCTCCACCGCTGTTGCGGTTCCCCTCTTGCAAATGATCATCGACCGGGCGGCCTCCGTCCAGTCGGGGGTGGACCTTCCCATGCTGGGCCTGGTTTTTGGCGTGGCTGGAATGCGGCTGTTCCGGGCGGATCCGGTGGTCTCGCCTCCCACCATGCTTTCGCCGGCGAGCATCGCCGGCCAAGCCACCGCGGCGATTTCCACACGCCGGTTGGGAACGGTGGATCCGGCCCAGCCAGACCCGGACGGCATCGTGCGGATCGGTCGTTTCGAGATCGTGGGCGAACTGGGCCGTGGCGCCATGGGTGTGGTCCAGAAGGGCTACGATCGCGCCTTGGAACGGCATGTGGCCATCAAGGTCCTTTCCGCCGTGCGTCGCCTGGGCGAACACATGGACGAGAACCTGAGCCGGTTCCAGCGCGAGGCCCGCGCCATCGCCCAGCTCAACCACCCCTCCATCGTCACCATTTTCGAGTACGGCGAATGGCAGGGGAGCTCCTTCATCGCCATGGAACTTCTGGACGGACCCAGCCTGGACAAGCTCCTTCAGGAACACCGGCTTCCCTGGAAGGCCGTTCGCGCTTGGGGTTTGCAGCTTCTGGAAGCCCTTTCCTACGCCCACGCGCGCGGCGTGGTGCACCGGGACATCAAGCCCGCCAACGTGATGGCGGTGGATCAGGGACGTCGCGTCAAGTTGACGGATTTTGGCTTGGCGCTGCATTCGGACAGCTCCCTGACCCAGGAAGGACAGATTCTGGGAACCCCTTACTACATGGCCCCGGAACTGATCGACGGCAAGAAGGGCGACGCCCATTCCGACCAGTATGCCCTTGGAGTGCTGCTGTACGAGATGATCTCCCGGCGCCGTCCCTTCGAAGGGGAAGAGGTCCGTCAGATCATGCTCCAGATCCTGATGCATCCTCCGGCGCCGCTTTCGGCGATCGCCGGCCACGATGTTCCCCACGAGGCGGTGGTTTGCGTGGAGCGTCTGATGGCCAAGCAAGCCGCGGACCGGTTTGCGGACCTGGATGCGGCCATCGAAGTCTGGAAGCGCCTTCCGGCCTAG
- a CDS encoding GntR family transcriptional regulator, with amino-acid sequence MVPIGRYSTLKVVSISEFGAFLDGEEHGKILLPNNSTPRGTEIGHAIEVFIYFDSDERIIATTSHPRGEVGDFVLLKCNATNEVGSFMDWGLAKDLFVPFREQKVRLIEGEYYVVRIYEDPITDRLVGSTKLHQFYDKTPDAFEYNQEVNLLILYKMDLGYAALINQRYQGILYQNEVFRPLRRGDRCKGWIKNIRDDGKVDLALSPQGVKAIDTGAEQILAYLASHGGSMNITDESSPADIYAALGMSKKQFKKALGSLFRQEKISMSYAKVTLLPPKP; translated from the coding sequence TTGGTACCCATCGGCAGATACAGCACGCTCAAGGTGGTTTCGATCAGCGAATTCGGAGCTTTCCTCGACGGCGAGGAGCACGGAAAGATCCTGCTCCCGAACAACTCCACGCCTCGTGGAACCGAGATCGGCCACGCCATCGAAGTCTTCATCTACTTCGATTCGGACGAGCGCATCATCGCCACCACCTCGCATCCGCGCGGCGAGGTGGGGGATTTCGTGCTGCTCAAATGCAACGCCACCAACGAGGTGGGAAGCTTCATGGATTGGGGCCTGGCCAAGGACCTGTTCGTGCCGTTTCGCGAGCAGAAGGTGCGCCTGATCGAAGGCGAATACTACGTGGTGCGCATCTACGAGGACCCGATCACCGATCGCCTGGTGGGAAGCACCAAGCTACACCAGTTCTACGACAAGACCCCGGATGCCTTCGAGTACAACCAGGAAGTGAACCTCCTGATCCTTTACAAGATGGATCTGGGCTACGCGGCGCTCATCAACCAGCGCTACCAGGGAATCCTCTACCAAAACGAGGTGTTCCGTCCGTTGCGCAGAGGTGATCGCTGCAAGGGTTGGATCAAGAACATCCGCGACGACGGCAAGGTGGATCTGGCCTTGTCCCCGCAAGGCGTGAAGGCGATCGACACGGGGGCCGAGCAGATCCTCGCCTACCTGGCCTCGCACGGCGGGAGCATGAACATCACCGACGAAAGCTCTCCGGCCGACATCTACGCGGCGCTGGGCATGAGCAAGAAGCAGTTCAAGAAGGCCCTTGGCTCCCTGTTTCGGCAGGAAAAGATCTCGATGTCCTACGCCAAGGTCACTTTGCTGCCGCCCAAGCCGTGA
- a CDS encoding Do family serine endopeptidase, which produces MRPAKLLAVAFLVLAVSASCADKAARPDRSSLHLGEGPAVPKISEAAMALSNAFADVVDHVEPVVVSVYTSKTVAVQGGGAMPFPFFFGFPGDMEGMPAPQERHKQEGGGSGFIIDERGYIMTNAHVVKDQDEIKVELWDRARFDAKVVGVDEKADVAVLKIEPGKTKLQSAAFGNSDLVRIGQWVLALGNPYMFKNTVTAGIVSAKGRNELQGEGYADHIQTDAAVNPGNSGGPLVNLKGEVIGINSSIWSRSGGYQGISFAIPINMARRIAEDLICDGVVSRGWLGLVIEDVDPDLAEALRLPSRDGAKVVQVAPGSPSQTAGVKSGDVVLKVGDVAVKGSADLRNRVASERPGTKVRLRVLRDGKELDVDVALGRVGGELESMPVEAPDGTFSLPHLGLRLGDLDQKSRTENGLPAGVTGASIVSVAPGSPAQEKGLRPGMVLVEILDAGRNSTVVKSASAAATRLGQVKPGEIVALKVVSKEQVRLIGLRAREGKK; this is translated from the coding sequence ATGCGTCCTGCCAAGCTTCTTGCGGTGGCCTTCCTGGTCCTTGCGGTTTCCGCATCCTGCGCAGATAAAGCCGCTCGCCCCGACCGATCCAGCCTGCATCTGGGCGAAGGCCCGGCGGTTCCGAAAATTTCCGAGGCCGCGATGGCCCTATCCAACGCCTTTGCGGATGTGGTGGATCACGTGGAGCCGGTGGTGGTGAGTGTGTATACCTCCAAGACCGTGGCTGTACAGGGGGGCGGGGCGATGCCCTTTCCCTTCTTCTTCGGCTTTCCCGGCGACATGGAGGGGATGCCCGCCCCCCAGGAGCGGCACAAACAGGAGGGTGGAGGCTCCGGGTTCATCATCGATGAGCGCGGCTACATCATGACCAACGCCCATGTCGTGAAGGACCAGGACGAGATCAAGGTGGAACTTTGGGATCGCGCCCGATTCGATGCCAAGGTGGTGGGGGTGGATGAGAAGGCGGACGTTGCCGTGTTGAAGATCGAGCCGGGCAAGACCAAGCTCCAGTCGGCCGCCTTCGGCAATTCCGACCTGGTCCGGATCGGGCAGTGGGTGTTGGCCTTGGGCAATCCCTACATGTTCAAAAATACCGTCACGGCAGGAATTGTCTCGGCCAAGGGTCGCAACGAGCTGCAAGGGGAAGGCTACGCCGACCATATCCAAACGGATGCCGCCGTCAATCCCGGCAACTCCGGCGGTCCGCTGGTCAACCTGAAGGGAGAGGTGATCGGGATCAACTCGAGCATCTGGAGCCGGTCCGGTGGTTACCAGGGAATCTCGTTTGCCATCCCCATCAACATGGCGCGGCGGATCGCGGAAGACCTGATTTGCGACGGTGTGGTTTCTCGAGGCTGGTTGGGCTTGGTGATCGAGGATGTCGATCCCGATCTCGCGGAAGCCCTTCGCTTGCCCAGCCGCGATGGCGCGAAGGTGGTGCAGGTGGCGCCGGGATCGCCTTCCCAGACCGCGGGCGTGAAGTCCGGGGACGTGGTCTTGAAGGTGGGGGATGTGGCCGTCAAAGGATCAGCCGATCTGCGCAATCGCGTGGCTTCGGAACGGCCAGGGACCAAGGTGCGCCTGCGAGTTCTCCGCGATGGCAAGGAACTGGACGTGGACGTGGCCCTTGGTCGGGTCGGGGGAGAATTGGAATCCATGCCCGTGGAGGCCCCCGATGGCACCTTCAGCCTTCCGCATCTGGGCTTGCGGTTGGGGGACTTGGATCAGAAGTCGCGGACGGAAAATGGTCTGCCTGCTGGAGTCACCGGTGCGTCGATCGTTTCCGTGGCGCCTGGTTCGCCCGCCCAGGAAAAGGGGTTGCGTCCGGGAATGGTGTTGGTGGAGATCCTGGATGCCGGACGAAATTCTACCGTGGTGAAATCGGCTTCCGCCGCCGCCACCCGTTTGGGTCAAGTCAAGCCGGGTGAGATCGTGGCGTTGAAGGTGGTCAGCAAGGAACAGGTCCGGCTGATCGGATTGCGCGCACGAGAGGGGAAGAAATGA
- the ribB gene encoding 3,4-dihydroxy-2-butanone-4-phosphate synthase: MSSQRESLLDPVEASIEAIAAGKMCVVVDDEDRENEGDLVIAADACTPDAINFMATHGRGLICCSLTEDRVKALQIPMMTRHNTAPLQTAFTVSVEARKGTSTGISAADRSQTVLTLVDPATTWDDLVVPGHMFPLVARDGGVLVRSGQTEASVDLARIAGRAPAGVICEIMADDGSMMRLAELRTYADRFGMPICSTADLIEYRRRTEVLVKMESEETVHWEGRDLKVSRWCDCVRGHRHVAVVAGPLTPDSVVPVRVQAESKGGWGLGSAVSELMQIHAALDRVSQMGGVFLLLQTLPSLGGSVPGLPPIGVETESGTVVPDNQTFGIGAQILSQLGVRRLRLLTNRPRKITGLHGYGLSVEGFESYTAQAVDGTGDFLERFQQLLK; encoded by the coding sequence ATGAGTTCACAGCGAGAATCACTGTTAGATCCTGTCGAAGCCTCCATCGAAGCCATCGCCGCCGGAAAGATGTGCGTGGTGGTCGACGACGAGGACCGCGAAAACGAAGGCGACCTGGTGATCGCGGCCGATGCCTGCACCCCCGATGCCATCAACTTCATGGCCACCCATGGACGGGGGCTCATCTGCTGCAGCCTCACGGAAGACCGTGTGAAGGCACTCCAGATCCCCATGATGACCCGGCACAACACGGCTCCCTTGCAAACGGCCTTCACGGTTTCCGTGGAAGCCCGCAAAGGGACTTCCACAGGGATTTCCGCCGCCGACCGATCACAAACGGTGCTGACCCTGGTGGATCCCGCCACCACCTGGGACGATCTTGTCGTGCCTGGCCATATGTTCCCCTTGGTTGCGCGCGATGGCGGCGTGCTGGTGCGCTCGGGCCAAACGGAGGCCTCAGTGGACCTCGCTCGCATCGCCGGCCGTGCACCGGCGGGAGTCATTTGCGAGATCATGGCCGACGACGGCTCCATGATGCGCCTAGCTGAGCTTCGCACCTATGCCGACCGTTTCGGCATGCCGATCTGCTCCACCGCGGATCTGATCGAGTACCGTCGCCGCACGGAAGTCCTGGTGAAGATGGAATCCGAGGAAACGGTGCACTGGGAAGGGCGCGACCTCAAGGTTTCCCGCTGGTGCGATTGTGTCCGCGGACATCGCCACGTGGCGGTGGTGGCCGGCCCGCTGACTCCGGACTCGGTGGTTCCGGTCCGCGTCCAGGCCGAATCCAAAGGCGGTTGGGGCCTCGGGTCGGCGGTCAGCGAACTCATGCAGATCCACGCCGCGTTGGATCGGGTGAGCCAGATGGGTGGAGTGTTCCTGCTGTTGCAGACCTTGCCTTCCCTGGGGGGGAGCGTGCCGGGACTGCCCCCGATCGGGGTGGAGACGGAATCCGGCACGGTGGTGCCCGACAACCAGACTTTCGGCATCGGGGCGCAGATTCTGTCGCAGCTGGGGGTGCGACGCCTGCGGCTTCTGACCAACCGTCCCCGCAAGATCACCGGATTGCATGGTTACGGCCTTTCCGTGGAAGGCTTCGAATCCTACACGGCCCAGGCCGTCGACGGGACCGGGGATTTCCTCGAGCGGTTCCAACAGCTTCTGAAATAA